A region of Prochlorococcus marinus subsp. pastoris str. CCMP1986 DNA encodes the following proteins:
- the cobA gene encoding uroporphyrinogen-III C-methyltransferase — translation MPGIVYLVGAGPGDPELLTLKALRLIKSCDALVHDALVSPQIIKETNKKTEIFNVGKRAGLCSVPQADTNLLIVKLAKEGKNVVRLKGGDPFVFSRGGEEVSFLEKNGISVEIVPGITSGIAAPSNFGIPLTHREAGSSITFVTGHEDINKDKKTVNWRLLAKSSDGLVIYMGMRNIGFIVKELLIGGLDENTKCAVIQEATLNNQKCLISELKNLAETISNKGFSSPSIIVIGSIVGFKVNNYINNLSDAFFPEKK, via the coding sequence GTGCCCGGTATAGTTTATTTAGTTGGAGCAGGTCCTGGTGACCCTGAGCTGCTAACTTTAAAAGCCTTACGACTTATCAAAAGTTGTGATGCTTTGGTCCATGATGCGTTAGTTTCTCCCCAAATCATAAAGGAGACTAATAAGAAAACTGAAATATTTAATGTAGGTAAAAGGGCTGGGTTGTGTTCTGTTCCTCAGGCTGATACTAATTTACTTATTGTGAAATTAGCAAAAGAAGGAAAGAATGTTGTAAGGCTTAAAGGAGGTGATCCTTTTGTTTTTTCACGAGGTGGTGAAGAAGTATCTTTTTTAGAAAAAAATGGGATTTCAGTTGAAATTGTCCCTGGGATAACTTCTGGAATAGCTGCTCCTTCAAATTTTGGGATCCCATTAACTCATCGAGAAGCAGGAAGCTCTATAACTTTTGTCACTGGACATGAAGATATTAATAAAGATAAAAAGACTGTTAATTGGAGATTATTAGCTAAATCATCTGATGGTTTAGTAATTTATATGGGCATGAGAAATATAGGATTTATTGTTAAAGAATTACTAATAGGCGGTTTGGATGAAAATACTAAATGTGCTGTTATTCAAGAAGCAACTTTAAATAATCAAAAATGTTTAATTTCAGAATTAAAGAATTTGGCAGAGACAATAAGTAACAAAGGTTTCTCTTCACCATCGATTATCGTTATCGGAAGTATTGTTGGGTTTAAAGTTAATAACTATATAAATAACCTATCTGATGCTTTTTTTCCAGAAAAGAAATAA
- a CDS encoding ClC family H(+)/Cl(-) exchange transporter: MRNLIKENIKKTGNNSSRSIKKLLKQRSFVVFISILLTGLGASITSISFKTGIYFINNWRLELLNHFPSVAVLPLFGAVGGAIAGFLIKNFAPAAKGSGVSQIMGFLRHKKVPMNLKVGLVKLISGIIAIGSGFPLGPEGPSVQMGGSVAWQMARWLKAPLAFRRVIVAAGGGAGIAAVFSAPLGGFIYAIEELLNSARPVILLLVVITTFIADSSADIIQALGLDPKAGGFDFNLGFLIQKEYDPSVFFLPIDFIYLVLLGIIIGLFAELYSKYVLFMQKLGKKWYKNKFVLKMSICGLLLGSIYSFLPSSFHNLDELQKIIVEKNTNIEIAFLAVFILFITTGLAAASGAPGGLFYPMLTLGGAIGLIMGTWVEIATGHAPSTYIFAGMGAFVAGCSRTPITAMFLAFALTKNLLIMKPVLISCIASFLVARAFNEESIYERQIQIELED; the protein is encoded by the coding sequence ATGCGAAACCTTATAAAAGAAAATATTAAAAAAACAGGAAATAACTCTTCTCGAAGCATTAAAAAATTACTTAAACAAAGATCTTTTGTTGTTTTCATATCAATTCTATTAACAGGTTTAGGGGCATCAATTACTAGTATTTCTTTTAAAACTGGAATTTATTTTATAAATAATTGGAGATTAGAACTTTTAAATCATTTTCCGTCTGTTGCAGTCCTACCACTATTTGGTGCAGTTGGTGGAGCTATTGCAGGATTTTTGATTAAAAATTTTGCTCCTGCAGCGAAAGGTTCAGGTGTAAGTCAAATCATGGGATTTTTAAGACATAAAAAAGTACCTATGAATCTTAAAGTTGGATTAGTCAAATTAATATCTGGAATCATTGCAATCGGAAGCGGGTTCCCTTTGGGTCCTGAAGGTCCATCAGTTCAAATGGGGGGTTCAGTTGCTTGGCAAATGGCAAGATGGCTAAAAGCTCCTCTAGCATTTAGAAGAGTAATAGTTGCTGCTGGAGGTGGAGCTGGAATAGCAGCAGTATTTAGCGCTCCTTTGGGTGGCTTCATTTACGCAATTGAAGAATTATTAAATTCTGCAAGACCAGTAATCTTATTATTAGTCGTAATTACAACTTTCATAGCAGATTCATCTGCAGATATTATTCAAGCCTTGGGTTTAGATCCAAAAGCCGGGGGTTTTGATTTCAATCTAGGCTTTTTAATCCAAAAAGAATATGATCCATCTGTCTTTTTCTTACCTATTGATTTTATTTACCTTGTGTTACTTGGAATAATTATTGGATTATTCGCAGAACTTTATAGTAAGTATGTTCTTTTTATGCAAAAGCTTGGAAAAAAATGGTATAAAAATAAATTTGTTCTAAAAATGAGTATTTGCGGACTTTTACTTGGAAGCATTTATTCTTTTTTGCCTAGCTCTTTCCATAATTTAGATGAATTGCAAAAAATAATAGTCGAAAAGAATACGAATATTGAAATAGCCTTTTTAGCTGTATTTATACTTTTTATAACAACAGGATTAGCCGCTGCATCTGGAGCCCCTGGAGGGCTATTCTATCCGATGCTCACTTTAGGAGGAGCTATTGGATTAATCATGGGAACCTGGGTAGAAATTGCTACAGGTCATGCCCCAAGTACATATATATTTGCTGGAATGGGGGCATTTGTAGCTGGATGTTCAAGAACACCAATAACTGCAATGTTCTTAGCTTTTGCTTTAACAAAAAATTTATTAATTATGAAGCCCGTTCTCATTAGCTGTATTGCAAGTTTCCTAGTAGCAAGAGCGTTTAATGAAGAATCAATTTATGAAAGACAAATTCAAATTGAATTAGAAGATTAA
- the ppk1 gene encoding polyphosphate kinase 1, protein MKYEANNFINRELSWIDFNKRVLLTGMEKDYKVLDKIKFFSIFSNNLDEFFMVRVASLKAQVEAGIRKKSIDGHTPKEQLKKINKEVKKLTILQEKYFNNELNDELKNEGIFIKKYCELNQNQKNWCDSYFLSSIFPLLTPLVVDPAHPFPFISNLSLNLAALINDGEESKNQFVRIKIPTKNIGRFILIPNEIIETEDEREHFFITVEDLIGNNINALFNGMECLNYSFFRVTRDADLELKELEADDLLLAVEQSLQKRRLGGDVVRLEVNENIPQNILKLLIESIAIPEEYIYFCKSLLGLDDLNYLLKINREDLKENLLIGDTHPLLKSLDSSKDKNFNSIFSILRKQSILLHHPYDLFKTSVEEFINKAADDPLVLAIKITLYRVSKDSPIIEALMRAAENGKEVMTLVELKARFDEDNNIQWAKQLEQAGIHVVYGIIGFKTHTKIALVVRKEKRRLRNYFHIGTGNYNSNTSRYYTDIGFLSTDPDISSDLIELFNYLSGFSKQKAYQKLLVSPTSLRKKFIFLINREIENIEEGKKGEIIAKMNSLVDPEIIQLLYLASQKGVKIHLIIRGICCLYPQRENLSENIKVTSIIGHFLEHSRIFWFYNNNNPEVFIGSADWMRRNLDRRIEAVTPIEDLKLKSQLYDLLQTYIYDNYYSWIMNKDGIYEKKERDSNSNRSQIDLIKRLKK, encoded by the coding sequence ATGAAATACGAAGCTAACAATTTTATTAATAGAGAATTAAGTTGGATCGACTTTAATAAAAGAGTTCTTCTTACAGGGATGGAGAAAGATTATAAAGTACTAGATAAAATTAAATTTTTTTCAATTTTCAGTAATAATCTTGATGAATTTTTTATGGTTAGAGTTGCATCATTAAAAGCTCAAGTTGAAGCCGGAATTAGAAAAAAAAGTATTGATGGACATACTCCTAAAGAACAATTAAAAAAAATTAACAAGGAAGTAAAAAAACTCACAATCCTTCAAGAAAAATATTTTAATAATGAATTAAATGATGAGCTTAAAAATGAAGGCATTTTCATAAAAAAGTATTGTGAACTCAATCAAAATCAGAAAAATTGGTGTGATAGCTATTTCCTATCTTCAATTTTTCCTTTATTAACACCATTAGTAGTTGATCCTGCGCACCCATTCCCTTTTATAAGTAATTTAAGTCTTAATTTGGCTGCTCTCATTAATGATGGAGAAGAATCAAAAAATCAATTTGTAAGAATTAAAATACCGACAAAAAATATTGGCAGATTTATACTAATTCCCAATGAAATTATTGAAACTGAAGATGAAAGAGAGCATTTTTTTATAACTGTTGAAGACTTAATTGGAAACAATATCAATGCCTTATTTAATGGAATGGAATGCTTAAATTATTCTTTTTTCCGAGTAACAAGAGATGCAGATTTAGAATTAAAAGAACTTGAAGCTGACGACTTACTTCTTGCGGTAGAGCAAAGCTTGCAAAAAAGAAGATTAGGGGGAGATGTAGTTAGATTAGAAGTAAATGAAAATATTCCACAAAATATTTTAAAGTTACTCATTGAGAGTATTGCAATACCAGAAGAATATATCTACTTTTGCAAAAGCTTATTAGGACTTGACGATTTAAATTACCTCTTAAAAATTAATCGAGAAGACTTAAAAGAAAATTTATTAATTGGAGATACACATCCATTATTAAAATCGTTAGATTCTTCTAAAGACAAAAATTTTAACTCTATTTTTAGCATTCTTAGAAAACAGAGTATACTTCTACATCATCCATACGACTTATTCAAAACCTCTGTAGAAGAATTTATCAACAAAGCTGCTGACGACCCACTTGTACTAGCTATTAAAATTACTCTTTATAGAGTTTCAAAAGATTCTCCAATTATTGAAGCCTTAATGAGAGCAGCTGAGAATGGGAAAGAGGTAATGACTCTTGTTGAGCTCAAAGCAAGATTTGATGAAGATAACAACATCCAATGGGCAAAACAGCTTGAGCAAGCTGGAATTCATGTTGTTTATGGAATAATAGGCTTTAAAACACATACAAAGATTGCTTTAGTGGTTAGAAAAGAGAAAAGAAGACTAAGGAATTATTTTCATATTGGAACGGGAAATTACAATTCGAACACTTCTCGCTATTACACAGACATAGGATTTCTATCAACAGATCCTGATATCTCCTCAGATTTAATTGAACTCTTTAATTACTTATCAGGTTTCTCAAAACAAAAGGCTTATCAGAAATTATTAGTATCTCCAACATCATTAAGAAAAAAATTCATCTTTTTAATAAATAGAGAAATTGAAAATATCGAAGAGGGCAAGAAAGGTGAAATTATTGCAAAAATGAATTCATTAGTAGATCCAGAAATTATTCAATTACTTTATTTAGCTTCCCAAAAAGGAGTAAAAATTCACCTGATAATAAGAGGGATATGTTGTTTATATCCTCAAAGAGAGAATTTGAGTGAAAATATTAAGGTTACAAGTATTATTGGGCATTTTCTTGAACATTCTAGAATTTTTTGGTTTTACAATAACAATAATCCAGAAGTTTTTATAGGCAGCGCAGACTGGATGAGAAGAAATTTAGACAGAAGAATAGAAGCTGTTACACCTATAGAAGACCTAAAATTAAAATCTCAACTATATGATCTTTTACAAACTTATATTTATGATAATTATTACTCCTGGATCATGAATAAAGATGGAATATACGAAAAAAAAGAGAGGGATTCAAACTCAAATCGTTCTCAAATTGATCTAATAAAAAGATTAAAAAAATAA
- a CDS encoding 3-deoxy-7-phosphoheptulonate synthase, which produces MTTSSNNQSLEKTSDLHVVETRPLIPPSKLHNDIPLDYTSAETVSNTRRSIQNILHNNDPRILVIVGPCSIHDIEAAKDYSEYIQEFRKIYKDKLEIVMRVYFEKPRTTIGWKGLINDPHLDGSYDINTGLRRARNLLSYLATRGIPSATELLDPIVPQYIADLISWTAIGARTTESQTHREMASGLSMPIGFKNGTDGSFSTAINAMQSASKSHHFLGVNDQGYASIVNTTGNPDGHIVLRGGSKGVNFENQHVKSISSELKEGNLPYKVMIDCSHGNSNKDYTKQSDVLKNVANQIKNGEKNILGVMLESHLKEGNQKLSNMKDLEYGTSITDACINIETTKNLLQILYDSIL; this is translated from the coding sequence ATGACGACTTCATCCAATAATCAATCTTTAGAAAAAACATCTGATTTGCATGTTGTTGAAACACGTCCATTAATACCTCCAAGCAAACTTCATAATGATATACCTTTAGATTATACCTCTGCAGAAACTGTCTCTAATACTAGAAGATCAATACAAAATATTTTGCACAATAATGATCCTCGGATTCTAGTCATAGTGGGACCATGTTCAATTCATGATATTGAGGCTGCTAAAGATTATTCAGAATATATTCAGGAATTTAGAAAAATTTATAAAGATAAATTAGAAATTGTAATGCGAGTATATTTCGAAAAACCCAGAACTACAATTGGTTGGAAAGGATTAATAAATGACCCTCATTTAGATGGTTCATATGACATTAATACAGGTTTACGAAGAGCGAGAAATTTACTATCTTATTTGGCAACGCGTGGGATACCCTCTGCTACTGAGTTATTAGATCCAATTGTTCCTCAATATATTGCTGATTTAATCAGTTGGACAGCAATTGGTGCAAGGACTACCGAAAGTCAAACTCATAGAGAAATGGCTTCAGGATTATCCATGCCTATTGGTTTTAAAAATGGTACTGATGGTTCTTTTAGTACTGCTATTAATGCGATGCAGTCGGCTTCAAAATCTCATCATTTCTTAGGTGTTAATGATCAAGGTTATGCTTCTATTGTAAATACAACCGGCAATCCAGATGGACATATAGTTTTAAGGGGAGGTTCTAAAGGAGTTAATTTCGAAAATCAACATGTAAAAAGTATTTCTTCCGAATTAAAAGAAGGTAATCTTCCTTACAAAGTTATGATTGATTGTAGCCATGGAAATTCTAATAAAGATTACACAAAGCAATCTGATGTCCTTAAAAACGTAGCAAATCAGATTAAGAATGGTGAAAAAAATATTTTAGGAGTAATGCTTGAAAGTCATCTGAAGGAGGGTAATCAAAAACTTTCAAATATGAAAGATCTTGAATATGGTACGAGTATTACTGATGCTTGCATAAATATAGAAACAACGAAAAATTTGCTTCAGATTCTATATGATTCAATTTTGTAA
- a CDS encoding diacylglycerol/polyprenol kinase family protein codes for MNFVFIFVYIFIIFFISIIYKRFNPNNKEVLRKIIHIGIGPLIPLAKFLDIDQTSALCFTGLVTLLTFINYQSKLFPTIEDVDRKSYGTLFYCLSLFILIYLYWEKDPTSLIAGFFIMTFGDGFAALIGKNFKSKSWIFLNQKKSLFGTTTMFITSLIVVFGLSYIQKYTFNINFFTVASISTILEQFSFFGIDNFIVPISAAFCFNFFITGL; via the coding sequence TTGAATTTTGTTTTTATTTTTGTTTATATATTTATTATCTTTTTTATATCGATAATATATAAAAGATTTAATCCAAATAATAAAGAAGTACTGAGAAAAATTATTCATATTGGAATAGGACCTTTAATTCCTCTCGCAAAATTCTTAGATATAGATCAAACTTCTGCTCTTTGTTTTACAGGGCTTGTTACGTTGCTAACTTTCATAAATTACCAATCTAAATTATTTCCAACTATTGAGGATGTAGATAGAAAAAGTTATGGAACCTTATTTTATTGTTTAAGTTTATTTATTTTAATTTACCTTTATTGGGAAAAAGATCCTACTTCACTGATTGCTGGTTTTTTTATAATGACATTTGGTGATGGCTTTGCAGCATTAATAGGAAAGAACTTTAAATCCAAAAGTTGGATTTTTTTAAACCAAAAAAAATCTTTGTTTGGAACAACCACTATGTTTATTACAAGCTTGATAGTAGTTTTTGGTTTAAGTTATATCCAAAAATACACTTTTAATATAAATTTTTTTACTGTTGCTTCTATTTCTACAATACTTGAACAATTTAGTTTTTTTGGAATAGATAACTTTATAGTGCCAATTTCAGCAGCATTTTGTTTTAACTTTTTTATTACAGGTTTATAA
- a CDS encoding RpoD/SigA family RNA polymerase sigma factor: MGILLESGNSSSKKKTEEPRLPNTAGKTRKTKPSLTAKQNQKKSARLASDSIGYYLSSIGRVPLLTAAEEIELAHHVQNMKKMLEIPEIERSSKHLRLIKIGKRARDRMMSANLRLVVSVAKKYQNQGLDLLDLVQEGAIGLERAVDKFDPAMGYKFSTYAYWWIRQGMTRAIDNSARTIRLPIHISEKLSKMRRVSRELSQKSGRQPTRLEMATAMGIEQKDLEDLISQSAPCASLDAHARGEEDRSTLGELIPDPNGEEPMEGMDRTIQKEHLGTWLTQLNEREQKIMKLRFGLDGEEPLTLAEIGRQINVSRERVRQLEAKAILKLRVMTTHQKAA; encoded by the coding sequence ATGGGGATCCTTCTGGAATCTGGAAATAGTTCTTCAAAAAAGAAAACTGAAGAACCTAGATTACCAAACACTGCGGGCAAGACTCGCAAAACAAAACCAAGCTTAACTGCTAAACAAAACCAAAAAAAATCTGCAAGACTCGCTTCAGATTCAATAGGTTATTACTTAAGCAGTATTGGAAGAGTTCCTCTTCTTACTGCAGCAGAAGAAATAGAGCTAGCTCATCATGTTCAAAACATGAAAAAGATGCTAGAAATTCCTGAGATAGAAAGATCATCAAAACATCTTCGCCTAATTAAAATTGGGAAAAGAGCTAGAGATAGAATGATGTCAGCCAATTTAAGACTTGTAGTATCTGTTGCCAAGAAGTATCAAAATCAAGGTTTAGATTTATTAGACTTGGTACAAGAAGGCGCTATAGGCTTAGAAAGAGCGGTTGATAAATTTGATCCTGCGATGGGATATAAATTTTCTACTTATGCTTATTGGTGGATTAGACAAGGAATGACAAGAGCTATTGATAATAGCGCTAGGACAATTAGATTACCAATTCATATTAGTGAAAAACTTTCCAAAATGAGAAGAGTTTCCAGAGAATTATCTCAAAAATCTGGAAGGCAACCAACCAGATTAGAAATGGCAACAGCGATGGGAATTGAGCAAAAAGATTTAGAAGACTTAATCTCTCAAAGTGCTCCATGCGCATCTCTTGATGCTCACGCAAGAGGCGAAGAAGATCGTAGTACCTTAGGTGAACTTATTCCCGATCCAAATGGAGAAGAGCCTATGGAAGGGATGGATAGAACAATCCAAAAAGAACATTTAGGAACTTGGCTGACTCAATTAAATGAAAGAGAACAAAAAATTATGAAACTTAGATTCGGCTTAGACGGAGAGGAACCTCTTACACTGGCAGAAATAGGAAGACAAATAAATGTATCCAGAGAAAGAGTTAGGCAACTAGAAGCTAAGGCAATTTTAAAACTTAGAGTAATGACCACTCATCAAAAAGCAGCCTAG
- a CDS encoding MFS transporter has translation MKKSLFKPSRKFTLFSAFVTLLNDRLSESILLPILPSFVLLFDSKASTYGLLSCTYQLAQFTASPFIGLMSDRYGRRPVTLFCITGSIIGISILSFTVLFDWSTSLATIPLFLLFIARLIDGLSGGTAATATTILADISSPEKRAKTFGLIGVAFGLSFFLGNIFVVIFAKNTNNNFIIPVIIASIIPIINFILVFFYLPETKPQNELNKSTQILKNPLKQLFKVFKEEKIRKLSLAFFIYFIAFTGLTNILIFFLQESLNWTTKASSGTLVVVGVIAIIVQGGLIGPLVKKFGEMRLTLIGSGFILLACFLLITTPQKNAIVNIYSAVSFLAVGAGLITPTLRALISKKLDGDNQGSILSNLQGLQSLGGVLGIGMAGKVYDDFGPKAPFIAGSIILLFMIYLIAEGKNNNISYN, from the coding sequence GTGAAAAAAAGTTTATTCAAGCCAAGTAGAAAATTTACTTTATTCAGTGCTTTTGTAACTCTCCTAAATGATAGATTAAGCGAAAGTATTCTTTTGCCAATTTTACCTTCTTTTGTTTTACTCTTTGACTCAAAAGCTAGTACTTATGGTTTACTCTCTTGTACTTATCAATTAGCACAATTTACGGCTTCGCCTTTTATTGGGCTTATGAGCGATAGATATGGAAGAAGACCTGTAACTTTGTTTTGTATAACGGGCTCAATCATAGGAATATCAATATTATCATTTACAGTTTTATTTGATTGGTCAACTTCACTAGCGACTATCCCCTTATTTTTATTATTTATAGCAAGACTTATTGACGGTCTAAGTGGTGGAACTGCTGCAACAGCGACTACTATTCTTGCAGATATTTCTAGTCCTGAAAAAAGAGCAAAAACATTTGGACTTATTGGAGTCGCATTTGGATTAAGTTTCTTCTTGGGTAATATATTTGTTGTTATTTTTGCTAAAAATACAAATAATAATTTCATTATTCCAGTAATAATAGCTTCAATAATTCCAATTATTAACTTCATACTAGTATTCTTTTATTTACCAGAAACCAAGCCTCAAAACGAATTAAATAAATCAACTCAAATTTTAAAAAATCCTCTAAAACAATTATTTAAAGTATTTAAAGAAGAAAAAATTAGAAAATTATCTCTAGCTTTTTTTATATATTTCATAGCTTTTACTGGACTAACAAATATTTTAATTTTTTTCCTTCAAGAGTCCCTGAATTGGACAACTAAGGCATCCAGTGGAACTCTTGTAGTTGTGGGGGTGATAGCAATTATTGTACAAGGTGGGCTAATTGGTCCTCTAGTAAAAAAATTTGGAGAAATGAGACTTACTTTAATTGGTTCAGGTTTTATTCTCTTAGCATGTTTTCTTTTGATAACTACCCCTCAAAAAAATGCGATAGTAAATATTTATTCTGCAGTTTCATTCTTAGCCGTGGGTGCGGGTTTAATTACACCTACATTAAGAGCATTAATATCAAAGAAATTAGATGGGGATAACCAGGGCTCTATATTAAGTAATTTGCAAGGTCTTCAAAGTCTTGGTGGGGTTTTAGGTATAGGAATGGCTGGAAAAGTTTATGATGATTTTGGTCCAAAAGCACCATTTATTGCAGGATCAATTATTTTACTTTTTATGATTTACCTTATTGCTGAAGGAAAAAATAACAATATTTCTTATAATTAA
- the acnB gene encoding bifunctional aconitate hydratase 2/2-methylisocitrate dehydratase, which produces MKKLETLLKDYANHVAERATKGIPPLPLNAEQTNCITNLLEQNTNYDSEYLLDLLINRVPPGVDEAAYVKASWLTAIAQSEKHCRYINPERAIEILGTMIGGYNVNSLVEILKGENSLLAKKAAEVLKNIILVYDSANDIYELSQNNIYAQEVVNSWANAEWFKSKKVLQEEITCLVFKIDGETNTDDLSPAVHATTRPDIPLHALAMLEFKKQDGLEILDNLKKQEIPIAYVGDVVGTGSSRKSAINSLIWHIGEDIPFVPNKRTGGIIIGSKIAPIFFNTAQDSGALPIEADVSQMNTGDLIKIFPYEGVIKKIEKNTNYEIVISQFDLYPSTITDEIQAGGRINLMIGRSLTDKIRNKLDYQPSEIFIRPKNPKEFNSGFTQAQKIVGKACGLKGVRPGMTCEPIMTTVGSQDTTGPMTRDELKELACLGFTADLVMQSFCHTAAYPKPVDLLTHKELPDFISQRGGVALKPGDGIIHSWLNRMLLPDTVGTGGDSHTRFPLGISFPGGSGIVAFAAAIGSMPLNMPESVLVKFKGDLLPGITLRDLVNAIPLFAIKKGLLTVEKANKKNIFNGKIMEIEGLPNLKLEQAFELTDATAERSCAGSTILLSQETVQEYIRSNICLLEKMIESNYEDSKSISRRINDMKNWLKKPELIQPDLNASYEEIIEIDLSQVKQPIVACPNDPDNVKEIVDVANTNIDEVFIGSCMTNIGHYRAAAKVLEGVKNLKAKLWICPPTKMDEETLKQEGYYEIFENCGARLELPGCSLCMGNQARVDEGSIVFSTSTRNFDNRLGKNAQVFLGSAELAAVCALLGKIPEIEEYQDITKNKINPYSDELYRYLQFDEIHDFSLSK; this is translated from the coding sequence ATGAAGAAATTGGAAACATTGCTCAAAGATTATGCAAATCATGTAGCTGAGAGAGCTACTAAAGGCATACCTCCATTACCACTAAATGCAGAACAGACTAACTGTATTACTAACCTCTTGGAGCAAAACACTAATTACGATAGTGAATATTTGCTAGATTTGCTCATAAATAGAGTACCGCCAGGGGTAGACGAGGCAGCATATGTAAAAGCAAGCTGGCTTACGGCAATTGCTCAAAGCGAAAAACATTGCAGATACATTAACCCTGAGAGAGCAATTGAGATACTAGGCACAATGATAGGTGGATATAATGTTAATTCTCTGGTTGAAATACTTAAAGGGGAAAATAGTTTACTAGCTAAAAAAGCAGCAGAGGTTTTAAAAAATATCATTCTTGTTTACGATTCGGCGAATGATATTTATGAATTATCTCAAAATAATATTTATGCACAAGAAGTAGTAAATAGTTGGGCAAATGCAGAATGGTTCAAAAGTAAAAAAGTTCTACAGGAAGAAATTACTTGTCTAGTATTCAAAATTGATGGTGAGACAAATACAGATGACTTATCTCCTGCAGTTCACGCGACAACTCGTCCTGATATACCATTGCACGCTTTGGCTATGCTCGAATTTAAAAAGCAAGATGGATTAGAAATTCTTGATAATCTTAAAAAACAAGAGATCCCAATTGCTTATGTTGGAGATGTAGTAGGCACAGGTAGTTCAAGAAAATCAGCTATAAATTCACTGATTTGGCATATTGGCGAAGATATACCTTTTGTACCAAATAAAAGAACGGGAGGAATAATAATTGGCAGCAAAATAGCTCCTATTTTCTTTAATACCGCACAAGATTCAGGAGCACTTCCGATAGAGGCTGATGTATCCCAAATGAACACAGGAGATTTAATAAAGATATTTCCTTATGAAGGCGTTATTAAAAAAATTGAAAAAAATACTAATTATGAAATAGTAATAAGTCAATTCGACTTGTATCCATCAACTATTACTGATGAAATTCAAGCTGGAGGGAGAATAAATCTCATGATTGGTCGTTCACTCACAGACAAGATTAGAAACAAATTAGATTATCAACCTAGTGAAATATTTATCAGGCCAAAAAATCCAAAAGAATTTAATTCTGGTTTTACTCAAGCACAAAAAATAGTAGGTAAAGCATGCGGTTTAAAGGGGGTTCGACCTGGAATGACCTGTGAACCAATTATGACGACAGTTGGGAGTCAAGATACTACTGGGCCCATGACGAGGGATGAACTTAAAGAATTAGCTTGTTTAGGATTCACTGCAGATTTAGTTATGCAAAGTTTTTGTCACACAGCTGCATATCCTAAACCAGTAGATTTGCTTACACATAAAGAATTACCTGACTTTATATCTCAAAGAGGTGGAGTAGCTCTAAAACCCGGGGATGGAATAATTCACAGCTGGCTTAACAGAATGCTCCTTCCTGATACTGTTGGTACAGGTGGAGATAGTCATACAAGATTCCCTCTTGGAATTTCATTTCCTGGAGGCTCGGGCATTGTTGCCTTTGCTGCTGCAATAGGATCAATGCCATTAAATATGCCAGAATCAGTACTCGTAAAATTTAAGGGCGATTTATTACCAGGCATAACCTTACGAGATTTAGTTAATGCAATCCCACTCTTTGCGATTAAAAAGGGACTTTTGACTGTTGAAAAAGCAAATAAAAAAAATATATTTAACGGAAAAATTATGGAAATTGAAGGATTGCCTAACTTAAAACTTGAACAAGCTTTCGAACTAACTGATGCTACTGCTGAACGCTCATGCGCTGGAAGCACAATACTTTTATCACAGGAAACTGTTCAAGAATACATAAGAAGCAATATTTGCCTTTTAGAAAAAATGATTGAGAGCAATTATGAAGATTCAAAGTCAATATCAAGAAGAATTAATGATATGAAAAATTGGTTAAAGAAACCTGAATTAATTCAGCCAGATCTGAATGCCAGTTACGAAGAAATAATTGAAATTGACTTATCTCAAGTTAAACAACCTATAGTTGCTTGTCCCAACGATCCAGACAATGTGAAAGAAATTGTTGATGTTGCAAATACAAATATTGATGAAGTTTTTATAGGTTCTTGTATGACAAACATTGGTCACTACAGGGCTGCCGCAAAAGTTCTTGAAGGTGTGAAAAATTTAAAGGCAAAACTATGGATTTGTCCACCCACAAAAATGGATGAGGAAACTCTGAAACAAGAAGGTTACTATGAAATATTTGAAAATTGTGGTGCGAGATTAGAATTGCCTGGCTGTTCTTTATGCATGGGAAATCAAGCCAGAGTAGATGAAGGATCAATTGTATTTTCTACTAGTACAAGAAATTTTGACAATAGGCTTGGGAAAAATGCTCAAGTATTTTTAGGGAGTGCAGAATTAGCAGCAGTTTGTGCACTTCTTGGAAAAATTCCTGAAATAGAAGAATATCAGGATATTACTAAAAATAAAATTAATCCATATTCTGATGAACTTTATCGCTATCTTCAATTTGATGAAATACACGATTTCAGCTTGTCAAAGTAA